TCTTGTTTTGAGGCATTGCTTGTCCTGGTGTTGGTGCCTTCCCAGGCGACTTATTTACAAAAGACAACAAGTTGATCAGAAAACATAGCACAATATAGAGATTAGTTAACAAACGTATGAAAAATGCTATACATACCTTGTTGAGCTGTTTAGCAGCAGCATCTTCAGTGACTCCTTGTCTCTTCGACTTGCTCATAGCCTTCTTATGGTTACCAACAAACCTTTCCAGCTCCCACAGCGTTTCATTGTCAAGGGCCTCAAAGTCAAGCTCAATCTCATCCCCTTCCTGTGTTAGATTAGGGGTTCTCCTCTTCACAATTTGCACGACTTGATCCATCTTCTCTGAGGGGAGATTCTGCAAGTCAGCCGCTAACTTCGCTTTCTCCTCATGGATCATATGCCTTTTGTTAGGATCCTTAGCCTTCGGCTTGCGCATTTTAGCTGAACTTGGCGTAAAAACAGGCTGTGGAGGGGATTTTACAGCAGGGGGTGCAAAAAAGGGTGCAACAGGTACACTCTGAAATTGGCGTTGATTCAACAATGTGGAATGTGACCGCACGGGCTCTGATTTTCTCGCAACCGGCAATGGTTCATGTAAGGCATTTGGCGGCGGAATAGGTGCAGGCTGAGACAGATTCTTCTGGTGATTCACCTGCATAATAGTGGCAACTTTACGGTGCTCAGCTTCGTACTTCTTGTAAGCTGGTTTGAACTTCTCTTCAAAGTCACCAAGAAGCTCTACAGCCATAGCATGGACATCCTGGCCTTTTGGGTTATAAGTGATGGCATTGTTGAATGTAAGTCTCACATCAGCTGCAAAATCTTGTGGCGTTCTGTACTCATTCCTGTCCAGCCTTAACATCACAGTTCCAAGATCCATAGGGTGCTTGATGATATCAAAATAATCATATAGTTTCAGACCCTTAACATCCACTGGTTTGTCAAACACATAGCCATGCCTATGCTTCATTAATTTCATCAATATCTGCCTGCACTTCCTCATCATACTTACAAAAAACTTATCCCCTTCTACTGCTTGCCGCTTAGGATGATCTTTCCCCGAGGCTATTGCTCTTGTTCGCTTTTGTCCAGTGAGCTTCTTGCTCTTACCACCAACTTTTTCAGGTTTCCGATGATGCCGGCTAACATTGGGGGCCAATGACGGTTGGTTCAGTTGAACCTGTGGTGCTATCGGTGTCCTAGAAGCGAAATCTGGGGCTTCTATCCTGTTTAGAACGCCCCGAACCCGATCTAGATCAGAGATTAGCCGCTTCTTAAGGTCCTTCAACTCATTTCTCGAATAAGAACCCAAATTGAAAGTCACATACTCTCTGTGAAATGAGTCGTTGCGATCATAAACCGCATTTGGTTTCCCACTGAACGGCACATTATTGTTAGCCCTTGGTGGCGGCAATGGCGACGGAGCAGCCCTTGGAAGTGGCTCATTGGCCTGCCGGAGATGAGATAAGGCTGATACATTTTGGACTTGTCTGGTAAGATTAAAATTGGGGCTAGGGTTAGGGTTTGGATTAGGGTTGAATCGACTGTGAAACTGAGGATGAGGAGTGGAATTAGGTGTATATTTCCTCATATAAACATTTCGTTCATCCCAGTGAGGTTCATTTATACTGGATAAAACAGCTGATGCCATATAGAAAGGTTAAGGGTTTAGGAAAG
Above is a genomic segment from Lycium barbarum isolate Lr01 chromosome 12, ASM1917538v2, whole genome shotgun sequence containing:
- the LOC132621705 gene encoding transcription factor GTE2-like; translation: MASAVLSSINEPHWDERNVYMRKYTPNSTPHPQFHSRFNPNPNPNPSPNFNLTRQVQNVSALSHLRQANEPLPRAAPSPLPPPRANNNVPFSGKPNAVYDRNDSFHREYVTFNLGSYSRNELKDLKKRLISDLDRVRGVLNRIEAPDFASRTPIAPQVQLNQPSLAPNVSRHHRKPEKVGGKSKKLTGQKRTRAIASGKDHPKRQAVEGDKFFVSMMRKCRQILMKLMKHRHGYVFDKPVDVKGLKLYDYFDIIKHPMDLGTVMLRLDRNEYRTPQDFAADVRLTFNNAITYNPKGQDVHAMAVELLGDFEEKFKPAYKKYEAEHRKVATIMQVNHQKNLSQPAPIPPPNALHEPLPVARKSEPVRSHSTLLNQRQFQSVPVAPFFAPPAVKSPPQPVFTPSSAKMRKPKAKDPNKRHMIHEEKAKLAADLQNLPSEKMDQVVQIVKRRTPNLTQEGDEIELDFEALDNETLWELERFVGNHKKAMSKSKRQGVTEDAAAKQLNKSPGKAPTPGQAMPQNKKVGFGDEDVDIVEEISKPEQAMPKNKNADIRKEDVDSVEEIPIPEHVMPKNKKVDVGEEDVDIGEEIPGENFPPVQIEKDGPCVSSGSSSSSSSSSGSDSSSSDSDSGSSSGSDSDEDSVQSPYVEAKEAGTT